From Candidatus Poribacteria bacterium, a single genomic window includes:
- a CDS encoding DUF4276 family protein, which produces MHNISLFVEDAVHEDFLVALVQRVANAGDIKIKVSGVRGGHEAVITELKQYQQDLQHNGEDLPDLIIVGTDSNSKGFLQREKEINQATSNLADRVISMIPKPYIERWLLLDAEAFKTVFGGGCSVPQRKCDRDRYKRLLLQAIHDAGVIPLLGGIEHIADLVNAMDLQHLEQSDRSFRRFFRALQQRFENWQQTEG; this is translated from the coding sequence ATGCATAATATCAGTCTGTTCGTTGAGGATGCAGTCCATGAGGATTTTCTCGTGGCACTGGTTCAGCGGGTTGCTAATGCGGGCGACATCAAGATTAAAGTCTCCGGTGTCCGCGGTGGACATGAAGCCGTTATTACGGAATTGAAGCAGTATCAACAGGATTTGCAACACAACGGTGAGGATCTACCAGATCTCATCATCGTAGGTACGGATAGTAATAGCAAGGGATTTTTGCAGCGGGAAAAAGAAATCAATCAGGCAACCTCCAATTTGGCGGATCGCGTTATCAGTATGATTCCGAAACCGTATATCGAGCGATGGCTCCTTCTCGATGCGGAGGCGTTCAAGACGGTATTTGGTGGCGGCTGCTCGGTTCCTCAGCGGAAATGTGACCGTGATCGCTACAAGCGTCTTCTCCTACAAGCGATTCATGACGCAGGCGTGATCCCGCTTTTAGGGGGTATTGAACATATCGCAGATCTCGTCAATGCAATGGATCTCCAACATTTGGAGCAAAGCGATAGATCCTTCCGAAGGTTTTTCAGAGCGTTGCAGCAACGTTTTGAAAATTGGCAGCAGACAGAAGGTTGA
- a CDS encoding AAA family ATPase yields MLKRIKIQGYKSLVDLEVNFEHLAVLVGPNASGKSNFLDALHLLSRVAASRTLKEAFDPPYRGHALESFTFGREGIKSLLEQETVSFSIEVDVQLSPKIVENVNQQIQKMRPVPLDEDESVSRRSPPTVRSRNLRYRIEIEMLPKLGTLRVANEYLAALNTTGGLSQKRKPFLERVGNQLHLRMEGQARPAHYERGLNYSILSMAHYPPHHPHLVAMRQELASWFTFYFEPRERMRLPSPVKEVHHIGLMGEDLAAFLNTLRGLNPRQFESIEKSLHAMIPSITGIEVGVNVSGEVELNLCEGEKRVSARGLSEGTLRILGFLALVGAEKSPALVGFEEPENGVHPRRIRRIARFLETRMLLEDIQFIVTTHSTLLPDLIPPESVYVCRKVDGKTEIEPFTMMYLGPLWKRVDIEDVLEDESVLSPSERILRGDFDA; encoded by the coding sequence ATGCTGAAGCGAATCAAAATTCAAGGGTATAAATCACTCGTGGATCTTGAGGTAAACTTTGAGCACCTTGCTGTACTCGTCGGTCCCAACGCTTCAGGAAAGAGCAATTTCCTTGATGCTTTACACCTCCTATCGCGCGTAGCCGCCAGCCGGACCCTGAAAGAAGCATTTGACCCGCCTTACCGAGGACACGCGCTGGAGTCGTTCACTTTTGGAAGGGAAGGCATCAAGAGCCTCTTGGAACAGGAAACAGTATCATTTAGTATAGAGGTAGATGTTCAACTTTCTCCCAAGATCGTTGAGAATGTCAATCAGCAAATTCAGAAGATGAGACCGGTACCACTGGATGAAGATGAATCTGTTTCAAGGCGGTCGCCACCTACCGTGCGTTCGCGAAATCTTCGGTATCGGATTGAGATTGAGATGCTCCCCAAGTTGGGGACATTGCGGGTCGCGAACGAGTATCTCGCTGCGCTTAATACCACAGGTGGCTTAAGTCAAAAACGCAAGCCGTTCTTAGAACGGGTTGGCAATCAGCTGCATCTGCGGATGGAAGGGCAAGCGCGTCCAGCCCACTATGAGCGAGGTCTCAATTATAGTATCCTTTCAATGGCGCATTATCCCCCTCATCATCCTCATTTGGTTGCGATGCGGCAGGAATTGGCGAGTTGGTTTACCTTCTATTTTGAACCGCGTGAACGCATGCGGCTCCCAAGTCCTGTTAAGGAAGTTCACCATATTGGGTTGATGGGGGAAGATCTCGCGGCCTTTCTTAATACTTTGCGAGGTCTCAATCCGCGACAGTTTGAATCCATTGAGAAATCTCTCCATGCTATGATTCCTTCTATAACAGGCATTGAGGTTGGTGTCAATGTGTCAGGCGAAGTGGAATTGAATCTGTGTGAAGGCGAAAAACGTGTTTCGGCACGGGGTTTATCGGAGGGGACACTCCGGATTTTAGGGTTTTTAGCACTCGTTGGTGCCGAAAAATCGCCAGCGTTGGTAGGCTTTGAGGAACCGGAAAACGGCGTTCATCCGCGTAGGATTCGGCGCATTGCTCGGTTTTTGGAAACTCGCATGCTTCTTGAAGATATCCAGTTCATTGTGACAACACATTCAACGCTTTTGCCGGATCTTATCCCTCCTGAGTCTGTGTACGTTTGTCGTAAAGTTGATGGCAAAACAGAAATTGAACCCTTTACTATGATGTATCTTGGACCGCTATGGAAGCGGGTGGATATTGAGGATGTGCTGGAGGATGAAAGCGTGCTATCTCCTTCTGAACGTATCTTACGGGGGGATTTTGATGCATAA